Proteins encoded in a region of the Mucilaginibacter sabulilitoris genome:
- a CDS encoding YwbE family protein, with the protein MNGQNRSDIYPGLEVDIILKKDQRTGTLTRGFVKRLLTSSAYHSRGIKVQLDDGQVGRVAWIVEEED; encoded by the coding sequence ATGAACGGACAAAACAGAAGCGATATATATCCCGGGCTTGAAGTTGATATCATTCTGAAAAAAGACCAGCGTACAGGCACCCTTACCCGTGGCTTTGTGAAAAGGTTATTAACCAGCTCAGCATACCATTCACGGGGTATTAAAGTGCAACTGGATGACGGACAGGTTGGTCGTGTGGCCTGGATTGTGGAAGAAGAAGATTAA
- a CDS encoding DUF1345 domain-containing protein, giving the protein MPASAQKEAKVWFRLDAHYRMLISLIMSAVTLFFSWGHFSTPAVILTTWIAFALTIIIMDWIIILSSHPMEVRKIASIEDSSRTLIFLFVIVASLVSMLAIFFLLKSSKELSDEAVTGHVLLSITSVIISWWLVHTIFALRYAHMYYTTDTDNDNKKKPLGGLEFPGEEKEPDYLDFVYFSFVVGMTFQVSDVEISSRQIRRLAWIHGLVAFAFNTAIVALSINVISGLVSK; this is encoded by the coding sequence ATGCCCGCAAGCGCCCAAAAAGAAGCAAAGGTATGGTTTCGGTTAGATGCACATTACCGTATGCTTATATCATTAATTATGAGCGCGGTTACGCTTTTTTTTTCATGGGGTCATTTTAGCACCCCGGCGGTAATACTAACCACCTGGATAGCTTTCGCGCTAACTATTATTATTATGGACTGGATAATTATCCTGTCCTCACACCCGATGGAGGTTCGTAAAATTGCCAGTATCGAAGATTCAAGCCGAACCTTGATTTTTTTGTTTGTGATAGTTGCTTCCCTGGTAAGTATGCTTGCCATTTTCTTTCTGCTCAAATCATCAAAAGAACTATCAGATGAAGCGGTAACAGGTCACGTGCTGTTGTCTATCACATCTGTAATAATATCATGGTGGCTGGTGCATACCATATTTGCCTTGCGTTATGCACACATGTATTATACTACCGATACAGATAACGATAACAAGAAAAAGCCGTTGGGCGGCCTGGAGTTCCCGGGAGAGGAAAAGGAACCTGATTATCTCGATTTTGTATACTTCTCTTTTGTAGTTGGCATGACCTTCCAGGTATCTGATGTAGAAATCTCTTCCCGGCAGATCCGCCGCCTGGCCTGGATTCATGGGCTGGTCGCCTTTGCTTTTAATACCGCCATAGTAGCATTAAGCATAAACGTAATATCGGGGCTGGTAAGTAAGTGA
- the argH gene encoding argininosuccinate lyase yields MSKLWQKTTNVNELVENFTVGRDREFDEQMAAFDVLGSLAHTRMLQSIGLMDTADLDLVQRELKAIYADIEKDGFTIDDGVEDVHSQVELLLTQRIGDAGKKIHSGRSRNDQVLVDLKLFFRHQLQQVVEETTTLFNQLIELSEKHKDVLLPGYTHLQVAMPSSFGLWFGAYAESLADDLELVLAAYRITNKNPLGSAAGYGSSFPLNRTLTTQLLGFDSLNYNVVYAQMGRGKTERIIAQALSSIAATLAKMAMDQALYLSQNFAFVSYPDTLTTGSSIMPHKKNPDVWEIMRGKCNRLQALPTDVTMMTTNLPSGYHRELQLLKELLFPAFTELKSCLHMATFMLQNITVNTGILNDPKYAYLFSVEEVNRMVLNGTPFRDAYKQIGLAIEQGDFNPDKTVNHTHEGSIGNLGNGQITASFNKLLANFDFKKVEQAIMELVK; encoded by the coding sequence ATGAGCAAGCTATGGCAAAAAACAACCAATGTAAATGAACTGGTAGAGAACTTTACTGTTGGCCGCGACAGGGAATTTGATGAGCAAATGGCAGCTTTTGATGTGCTGGGTTCACTGGCTCATACCCGTATGCTGCAAAGCATAGGGCTGATGGACACCGCCGATCTTGACCTTGTTCAGCGCGAATTAAAAGCCATATACGCCGATATTGAAAAGGATGGTTTTACTATTGATGATGGGGTAGAGGACGTGCACTCGCAGGTAGAGCTGCTGCTCACCCAGCGCATTGGCGACGCCGGCAAAAAGATTCACAGCGGCCGCTCCCGTAATGACCAGGTGCTGGTTGACCTGAAACTGTTTTTCCGCCACCAGTTGCAACAGGTGGTTGAAGAAACTACAACGCTGTTTAACCAGCTTATTGAACTAAGCGAAAAGCATAAAGATGTTTTGCTGCCCGGCTATACCCATTTGCAGGTGGCCATGCCATCATCATTCGGCCTGTGGTTTGGCGCTTACGCCGAAAGCCTTGCAGATGACCTGGAACTGGTATTGGCTGCTTACCGTATCACTAATAAAAACCCATTGGGTTCGGCGGCGGGCTATGGGTCGTCATTCCCGTTAAACCGTACTTTAACTACCCAACTTCTTGGGTTCGACAGCTTAAACTATAATGTAGTATATGCCCAGATGGGCCGTGGTAAAACCGAAAGGATCATAGCTCAGGCACTATCATCCATTGCGGCTACGCTGGCCAAAATGGCTATGGATCAGGCACTGTACCTGAGCCAGAACTTTGCCTTTGTAAGCTATCCTGATACCTTAACCACCGGCAGCAGTATTATGCCGCACAAAAAGAACCCCGATGTTTGGGAAATTATGCGCGGTAAATGCAACCGTCTGCAGGCCCTACCTACAGATGTTACCATGATGACCACCAACCTGCCATCGGGTTATCACCGCGAGCTGCAACTGCTCAAAGAACTCTTATTTCCGGCCTTTACAGAACTTAAGAGCTGCCTGCACATGGCTACCTTTATGCTGCAGAACATCACCGTAAATACCGGTATATTGAACGATCCTAAATACGCCTACCTGTTTAGCGTAGAAGAAGTGAACCGCATGGTACTGAACGGCACGCCTTTCCGCGACGCGTACAAACAAATAGGCCTGGCCATTGAACAAGGCGACTTTAACCCCGATAAAACCGTAAACCACACCCACGAAGGCAGTATAGGTAACCTGGGCAACGGGCAAATTACCGCCTCATTTAATAAACTGCTGGCTAACTTTGATTTTAAAAAGGTGGAGCAAGCGATAATGGAACTGGTGAAGTAA
- a CDS encoding HAD domain-containing protein produces the protein MVILLDIDGVLVTEPSWKKVEIGSDGFMLFNKQSAENLAFILSETNASVILTTTHRINFGLEKWIEIFTLRGINIRTISKLNDKKALADMSDRATEIKEWIGKNGNEENYVIVDDDTSINNLPSSIKKRWVVIKPSIGIDEEAKHQILDILLNK, from the coding sequence ATGGTCATTCTGCTTGATATAGATGGTGTTTTAGTAACTGAGCCATCCTGGAAAAAGGTTGAGATTGGTTCCGATGGCTTTATGTTATTTAATAAACAATCAGCAGAGAATTTAGCCTTCATATTATCAGAAACTAACGCATCCGTGATATTGACAACTACTCACCGGATTAATTTTGGACTTGAAAAATGGATTGAAATTTTTACCTTAAGGGGAATAAATATTCGTACAATTTCTAAGCTTAATGATAAAAAGGCGCTTGCCGATATGTCTGACCGTGCAACGGAAATAAAAGAATGGATTGGAAAAAACGGAAATGAGGAAAATTATGTTATTGTTGACGACGATACATCAATAAATAATTTGCCATCATCTATAAAAAAAAGATGGGTTGTTATCAAACCATCTATAGGTATTGATGAAGAGGCGAAACACCAGATATTAGATATTTTATTAAACAAATGA